A window of Parasynechococcus marenigrum WH 8102 contains these coding sequences:
- a CDS encoding GAF domain-containing protein: MTSRGSVGAAPKPINEVERLRALSEYRILGTKPEESYDNITSMAAMICHAPIALISLVDQSRQWFKSRVGCDQQQTERDISFCAHTILNPQPLIVEDALFDQRFQDNPLVREDPNIRLYAGFPLNTPNDQRIGTLCVIDRMPKSLTSIQIQVMKRLADQVVTLLELRRRSLDLLEEFCKLQDSKGLICSCSYCRKIRDGNGSWQPFEDYMMRHSTLNFSHGICQGCMSEHFPEVSRAGC; encoded by the coding sequence GTGACGTCCAGAGGGTCTGTGGGAGCTGCGCCGAAGCCCATCAACGAGGTTGAGCGACTCCGCGCGCTCAGTGAATACAGAATTCTCGGGACAAAGCCTGAAGAGAGTTACGACAACATCACCAGCATGGCGGCCATGATCTGCCATGCTCCGATCGCTTTAATCTCCCTGGTGGATCAAAGTCGGCAATGGTTTAAATCGAGGGTTGGATGTGACCAGCAACAAACAGAGCGGGATATTTCCTTCTGTGCCCACACCATTCTGAATCCCCAACCACTGATCGTTGAGGATGCTTTGTTTGATCAACGGTTCCAGGACAATCCACTGGTGCGGGAAGATCCCAACATCCGGCTTTATGCAGGCTTTCCACTCAACACACCAAATGATCAAAGGATTGGCACCCTCTGTGTGATTGATCGGATGCCGAAATCATTGACGAGCATTCAGATTCAGGTGATGAAACGATTGGCGGATCAAGTGGTCACACTGCTGGAACTCCGCAGGAGATCCCTGGATCTTCTGGAAGAGTTCTGCAAACTTCAAGACAGCAAAGGCTTGATCTGCAGTTGCAGCTACTGCCGCAAGATCCGGGATGGCAACGGAAGCTGGCAGCCATTCGAGGATTACATGATGCGGCACAGCACCTTGAACTTCAGCCATGGGATCTGTCAGGGCTGCATGTCCGAGCACTTCCCGGAGGTCAGCCGGGCAGGCTGTTAA
- a CDS encoding high light inducible protein: MTRPAFQYEQPERFGESLTTARPWNKSALTFVERLNGRAAMVGFSAAVLGELFTGQGIVGQLTGVVRWYLELG; this comes from the coding sequence ATGACACGACCGGCTTTCCAGTACGAGCAACCGGAGCGTTTCGGTGAGTCCCTCACCACAGCACGCCCTTGGAACAAGTCGGCGCTGACCTTCGTCGAGCGCCTCAATGGTCGTGCCGCGATGGTGGGTTTTTCGGCCGCGGTCCTCGGGGAACTGTTCACAGGCCAGGGCATCGTCGGTCAACTGACGGGCGTGGTGCGTTGGTATCTCGAACTGGGTTGA
- a CDS encoding ligase-associated DNA damage response exonuclease — protein sequence MIERTPEGLYCRAADAWVDPWRPVPRALITHAHADHARPGCGEYWAVANSEGVLRQRLGQDISLHPVQYGVEHWLGQCRVSFHSAGHVLGSAQIRLEVDGEVWVVSGDYKRDADPSCDPFEPVPCDVLITEATFGLPIYRWQTGAEVANEIRAWWQGDRQRPSLLFCYAFGKAQRLMAELNAIGVDDEVLLHGAVEAVTRHYRAAAVSMTPSRPVSDLPRSDNLAGRLVLAPPSAHRSSWMRRFRSPQTGFASGWMAVRGARRRRGYERGFVLSDHADWPGLIQTVRQSGARKVYVTHGQSDVLARYLREVEGIEAEPLETLFEGEAD from the coding sequence GTGATTGAACGCACCCCTGAGGGGCTGTACTGCCGAGCGGCCGATGCCTGGGTCGACCCCTGGCGTCCGGTCCCCAGAGCCCTGATCACCCATGCCCATGCCGACCATGCCCGTCCCGGATGCGGTGAGTACTGGGCCGTGGCAAACAGTGAAGGCGTGCTACGCCAGCGCCTCGGGCAAGACATCAGCCTGCATCCGGTTCAGTACGGAGTGGAACACTGGCTCGGGCAATGCCGCGTGTCGTTCCACAGCGCCGGTCACGTGTTGGGGTCGGCCCAGATCCGCCTTGAGGTGGATGGTGAAGTGTGGGTGGTGAGCGGGGATTACAAGCGGGATGCCGATCCCAGCTGCGATCCGTTTGAACCGGTTCCCTGCGACGTGCTGATCACCGAGGCCACCTTCGGGCTGCCCATCTATCGCTGGCAAACCGGGGCGGAGGTTGCCAATGAAATTCGGGCCTGGTGGCAGGGTGATCGACAGAGACCATCACTGCTGTTCTGTTATGCCTTCGGCAAGGCGCAGCGACTGATGGCGGAGCTAAACGCCATCGGCGTGGACGACGAAGTGCTTCTGCACGGCGCCGTTGAAGCCGTGACCCGCCACTACCGGGCCGCCGCTGTCTCCATGACACCCAGCCGGCCGGTGAGTGATCTCCCAAGATCGGACAACCTGGCCGGACGTCTGGTGCTGGCGCCACCATCCGCCCATCGCTCCAGCTGGATGCGGCGGTTCCGCTCTCCTCAAACGGGTTTTGCCTCAGGCTGGATGGCCGTTCGGGGCGCCAGGCGTCGGCGGGGTTACGAACGCGGCTTTGTGCTGAGCGATCACGCCGACTGGCCTGGGTTGATTCAGACGGTGCGCCAGTCCGGAGCACGCAAGGTTTATGTGACCCACGGTCAGAGTGATGTTCTGGCCCGTTATCTGCGCGAAGTCGAGGGGATCGAGGCGGAGCCCCTTGAAACCTTGTTCGAAGGGGAAGCGGATTAA
- a CDS encoding DUF1543 domain-containing protein produces the protein MKLFLVVLGGRCRGCHTEQHDVRWVVGEEIEDTYPQLIQQWIGLRRGLHLDSYRAVERVDNYRVEVIPGPPASRQKKTVATAKLWFVNLGAYDPSSMAERHHFGLVVAQSTASAKAAAKRRWLKGLEQIHKDDLHSVMQEPELDDLLPIEGNGQWSLRLTPVNEGDDPSDRPDWYGYLLI, from the coding sequence ATGAAGCTGTTCCTGGTGGTGCTGGGAGGTCGTTGTCGGGGGTGCCATACCGAGCAACACGACGTGCGATGGGTGGTGGGAGAGGAGATTGAAGACACCTACCCCCAGTTGATTCAGCAATGGATCGGACTTCGGCGCGGACTGCATCTCGACAGTTATCGCGCTGTCGAACGCGTCGACAATTACCGGGTTGAGGTGATCCCTGGCCCTCCTGCGTCGAGGCAAAAGAAGACCGTTGCCACGGCGAAGCTTTGGTTTGTCAATCTCGGGGCCTATGACCCCAGCTCAATGGCGGAACGTCATCACTTCGGACTGGTGGTGGCTCAATCCACAGCGAGCGCCAAAGCGGCGGCTAAGCGTCGCTGGCTCAAGGGACTCGAACAGATCCACAAGGATGATCTGCACAGCGTGATGCAGGAGCCTGAGCTCGACGACCTCTTGCCGATCGAAGGCAACGGCCAGTGGAGTCTCCGACTGACACCGGTGAACGAGGGTGATGATCCATCGGACCGGCCGGACTGGTATGGCTACCTGTTGATCTGA
- a CDS encoding class I SAM-dependent methyltransferase: protein MPAVRVLEESQRYKLDGSDDALFYSEPRFVHHLDAGFRARLTQLYRERIPPCAEVLDLMSSWVSHLPDDITYDTVVGHGLNDEELAANPRLDRHWVQNLNRDQVLPLENDSVDCTLIVAGWQYLQQPEAIAAELLRITRPRGQVIVAFSNRMFFTKAPQVWTDGDDRDHLSYVASVLIAQGWPKPEIVAEQTRGEGVMGLLGGMGDPFFAVVATKPLG from the coding sequence ATGCCTGCTGTTCGCGTACTTGAGGAATCCCAGCGCTACAAGCTGGATGGCAGTGATGACGCGCTGTTTTACAGCGAGCCTCGCTTTGTTCATCATCTCGACGCGGGCTTCCGGGCACGCCTGACGCAGCTCTACCGAGAACGGATCCCCCCCTGCGCTGAAGTGTTGGATCTGATGAGCAGCTGGGTCAGTCATCTGCCGGATGACATCACTTACGACACCGTTGTTGGTCACGGGCTTAACGATGAGGAGCTGGCGGCCAATCCGCGCCTGGATCGCCATTGGGTGCAGAACCTCAATCGCGATCAGGTGCTGCCTCTTGAGAACGACAGTGTTGATTGCACCTTGATCGTGGCCGGCTGGCAGTACCTGCAGCAACCGGAAGCCATTGCCGCCGAACTGCTGCGGATCACGCGCCCCCGAGGCCAAGTGATTGTGGCCTTCAGCAACCGCATGTTCTTCACCAAGGCCCCTCAGGTCTGGACCGATGGTGATGACCGTGATCACCTCAGCTATGTGGCTTCGGTCCTCATTGCACAGGGCTGGCCCAAGCCGGAGATCGTGGCGGAACAGACCCGCGGCGAAGGGGTGATGGGACTCCTCGGTGGCATGGGTGATCCGTTCTTCGCTGTGGTGGCCACCAAGCCTCTCGGTTGA
- the chrA gene encoding chromate efflux transporter, which produces MSNSWITFIALYLRIGVLGFGGPQAHIAMLREEIVQSRGWVDAERFDEGLGLCEALPGPASSQMAIYLGWLQRGFLGGLISGICFLLPGLLIVLGLSELWRNGQSIPSFSTALQTLQPVIAAIIWAFAWKLLHNRKAGWQRITAGLVMLGGLLNNFSPLTLPAGGLLLLAGLSRWLIAPTPSAPTPPSAGNAGLLAPIPLATAPLLVGSWGVLGQLFAVFFKTGLLVFGGGLVIIPLLEQQVVSLGWLNSAQFLDGVAIGQISPGPVVLTSAFVGYQAAWQEGGASFAVLAACTATAAIFLPSFAFILVGAPFLQRLRHQPSVKTMLSGLLAGVPGAVAAAAVPLTWTAVESGVIWVQLLLFSLALRLCVTGRMKPLPLISASLMIGLLLEWLR; this is translated from the coding sequence ATGAGCAACTCCTGGATCACCTTCATCGCGCTGTACCTGCGGATCGGAGTCCTTGGTTTCGGTGGCCCCCAGGCTCACATCGCCATGCTCCGTGAGGAGATCGTGCAGAGCCGTGGCTGGGTTGATGCCGAACGCTTCGATGAAGGCCTGGGTCTCTGTGAAGCGCTGCCCGGTCCCGCCTCCAGTCAGATGGCGATCTACCTGGGATGGCTTCAACGTGGATTCTTGGGGGGACTGATCAGCGGTATCTGTTTTCTGCTGCCCGGCCTTTTGATCGTGCTCGGCCTCAGTGAGCTCTGGCGCAACGGCCAATCCATCCCCAGCTTCAGCACGGCACTGCAGACGCTGCAACCGGTGATCGCGGCCATCATCTGGGCCTTTGCCTGGAAGCTCTTGCACAACCGCAAGGCTGGATGGCAACGCATCACAGCCGGTCTGGTGATGCTGGGCGGATTGCTCAACAACTTCAGCCCCCTGACACTTCCGGCTGGTGGCCTGCTGTTGCTGGCCGGTTTGAGCCGATGGCTGATCGCACCAACACCATCAGCACCAACGCCACCTTCGGCAGGCAACGCCGGACTCTTGGCACCGATCCCCCTGGCCACAGCTCCCCTTCTGGTTGGCTCATGGGGAGTGCTGGGCCAGTTGTTCGCTGTGTTTTTCAAAACTGGTCTGCTGGTGTTCGGCGGGGGATTGGTGATCATCCCCCTACTTGAGCAGCAGGTGGTGTCGCTGGGTTGGCTCAACTCCGCTCAATTCCTCGATGGTGTCGCGATCGGTCAGATTTCACCCGGCCCCGTGGTGCTCACCAGTGCTTTCGTCGGTTACCAGGCCGCCTGGCAGGAAGGGGGAGCCTCGTTTGCTGTTTTGGCTGCTTGCACGGCAACAGCCGCCATCTTTCTGCCCAGCTTTGCGTTCATCCTGGTGGGGGCACCTTTTCTGCAACGCCTGCGCCATCAACCATCGGTGAAAACGATGCTGAGTGGTCTGCTGGCAGGGGTTCCCGGAGCCGTCGCGGCGGCGGCAGTCCCGTTGACATGGACAGCTGTGGAAAGTGGTGTGATCTGGGTGCAGCTTCTGCTGTTCAGCCTCGCGCTACGGCTGTGCGTGACTGGACGAATGAAACCTCTGCCGCTGATCAGCGCATCCCTGATGATCGGATTGTTGCTGGAGTGGCTGCGTTGA
- a CDS encoding ATP-dependent DNA ligase, with product MKAFQALFDRLDRMNGTNAKVRALAEHFRSTPAADGAWALQLLLGKRRRRLITGRRLRDILRDRGGLPEWLIADCHGQVGDSAETISLLWPAVKDRIQGQATDLPSINPEQPLHWWMETLLPAIGALKDDKQADAVIHLWHAVPDERHFIVNKLLTGGFRVGVSTGLISRALATAFELEDTLVVQRLMGGFTPSAAAFLALSRPEAPEEQQSSGVPYPFFLASPLEPERLVETPASDWRVEWKWDGIRGQLIHRGTGVYLWSRGEELVNDSFPELVDVAAALPQGTVLDGEVICWREGDETPLGFDQLQRRLGRKTVGSTLKRECPMRFVAYDLLERSGTDIRQRPLHERQHQLDDVLNHVDHGEAWRLHRSPSWVLQSWGELDQQRNNAREVRAEGLMLKNIDSPYLSGRKRGHWWKHKLEPMTLDAVLLYAQAGSGRRANLFTDYTFGLWSDAAEPQLVSFAKAYSGLNDEEILELDRWIRRNTLQRFGPARSVKAELVFEIGFEGIHPSKRHKSGIAVRFPRILRWRRDKPADEADRIQTALSLIRDQPEASL from the coding sequence ATGAAGGCCTTCCAGGCCCTGTTCGATCGACTGGATCGAATGAATGGAACCAACGCCAAGGTGAGGGCGCTGGCGGAGCACTTCCGCAGCACACCCGCTGCTGATGGAGCGTGGGCCCTGCAGCTGCTGCTCGGTAAACGGCGACGGCGGCTGATCACCGGCCGACGACTGAGGGATATTCTTCGGGATCGGGGTGGACTACCGGAATGGCTGATCGCCGACTGCCATGGCCAGGTGGGCGATTCGGCGGAAACCATCAGCCTGCTCTGGCCGGCCGTGAAGGATCGGATCCAAGGCCAAGCAACGGATCTGCCCTCCATCAACCCAGAGCAGCCGCTGCATTGGTGGATGGAAACCTTGCTTCCAGCGATCGGTGCACTGAAGGACGACAAGCAGGCCGATGCCGTGATCCATCTCTGGCACGCGGTACCGGATGAACGCCACTTCATCGTCAATAAGTTGCTCACCGGCGGCTTTCGCGTCGGCGTGTCCACAGGACTGATCAGCAGGGCCCTTGCCACGGCGTTTGAGCTGGAGGACACCTTGGTGGTGCAGCGGCTGATGGGTGGATTCACCCCCTCAGCCGCTGCATTTCTTGCCTTGTCTCGACCTGAGGCTCCTGAAGAACAGCAATCCAGCGGTGTGCCTTACCCCTTCTTTCTGGCCAGTCCACTGGAGCCCGAACGCCTCGTTGAGACCCCAGCCAGCGACTGGCGGGTTGAATGGAAATGGGATGGCATCCGCGGCCAGCTGATCCATCGCGGCACGGGCGTTTATCTGTGGAGCCGGGGTGAAGAGCTGGTGAACGACAGCTTTCCGGAGCTCGTGGATGTGGCTGCGGCCCTGCCGCAGGGAACCGTGCTCGATGGGGAGGTGATCTGCTGGCGCGAAGGAGACGAAACACCGTTGGGGTTTGATCAGTTGCAACGACGCCTTGGGCGCAAAACAGTGGGCAGCACGCTGAAGCGTGAATGTCCGATGCGATTCGTCGCCTACGACCTGTTGGAGAGATCCGGCACCGACATCCGCCAGCGCCCCCTGCATGAACGTCAACACCAGCTCGACGATGTGTTGAACCATGTCGACCATGGCGAGGCCTGGCGGCTGCACCGCAGTCCCAGCTGGGTCCTGCAGAGCTGGGGTGAACTGGATCAACAGCGAAACAACGCCCGGGAGGTCAGGGCGGAGGGTCTGATGCTGAAGAACATCGACTCCCCTTATCTCAGCGGGCGCAAGCGTGGCCACTGGTGGAAGCACAAGCTGGAGCCAATGACCCTCGATGCCGTGCTGCTCTACGCCCAGGCCGGTAGCGGACGACGGGCGAATCTGTTCACGGACTACACCTTTGGACTCTGGAGTGATGCCGCGGAACCCCAGCTGGTGAGTTTCGCCAAGGCCTATTCAGGATTGAATGATGAGGAGATCCTCGAGCTGGATCGTTGGATCCGGCGCAACACCTTGCAGCGGTTCGGGCCGGCGCGATCCGTCAAAGCGGAGCTGGTGTTTGAGATCGGATTTGAAGGGATTCATCCGTCCAAACGCCACAAATCGGGCATCGCCGTTCGCTTCCCCAGAATTCTGCGCTGGCGTCGCGACAAACCTGCCGACGAGGCTGATCGAATCCAAACAGCGCTCTCTCTGATCAGGGATCAACCTGAAGCGTCGCTGTGA
- a CDS encoding molecular chaperone DnaJ — MAKTTGFGGGEADSGGFGGGAGSSGKKSAKRKPGKANHRREQCPMGRDPDIDAIKARQSLGLPLTGRLTEQQVKRAHKLLAVKHHPDKGGDPELMTRYNNARDVLLEPEMEAIVG; from the coding sequence GTGGCGAAAACGACTGGGTTCGGGGGTGGTGAAGCCGATAGCGGCGGTTTCGGCGGAGGCGCTGGTTCATCCGGCAAGAAGAGTGCCAAACGCAAGCCGGGCAAAGCGAACCATCGCCGCGAACAGTGCCCAATGGGGCGAGACCCTGATATCGACGCCATCAAGGCCCGCCAGAGCCTTGGCTTGCCTCTGACCGGACGACTCACGGAGCAGCAAGTGAAACGTGCTCACAAACTGCTCGCGGTGAAGCATCACCCCGACAAGGGTGGCGATCCAGAGCTGATGACGCGCTACAACAACGCTCGTGATGTGCTGCTGGAGCCTGAGATGGAAGCCATCGTCGGTTGA
- a CDS encoding DUF427 domain-containing protein, producing the protein MERVRDYPRPPRLDACQDQIRVEVLGEVLVETQRSLRVLETFHPPTYYLPPEAMNQGLLVPAPGRPSFCEWKGVASYYDVVAGEQRINRAVWTYNHPSERFRELAGWFALYPGQMDGCWVNGERVIPQQGEFYGGWITSQVEGPFKGDPNHPELI; encoded by the coding sequence ATGGAGCGAGTCCGCGACTACCCCCGTCCCCCCCGGTTGGACGCCTGCCAGGACCAGATCCGGGTGGAGGTTCTAGGCGAAGTCCTCGTGGAGACACAACGCAGTTTGCGGGTGCTGGAAACCTTCCATCCCCCCACCTATTACCTGCCGCCTGAGGCCATGAACCAGGGGCTGCTGGTTCCCGCCCCGGGGAGGCCTTCGTTCTGTGAATGGAAGGGTGTGGCCAGCTATTACGACGTGGTGGCTGGTGAACAGCGGATCAATCGGGCGGTCTGGACCTACAACCACCCCAGTGAAAGGTTCCGCGAATTGGCCGGGTGGTTTGCCCTCTATCCCGGACAAATGGATGGCTGTTGGGTTAACGGCGAACGGGTGATTCCCCAGCAGGGGGAGTTCTACGGCGGTTGGATCACGTCCCAGGTTGAAGGCCCCTTCAAGGGGGATCCCAATCATCCGGAACTGATCTAA
- a CDS encoding ligase-associated DNA damage response DEXH box helicase: MTSTIPPELHPIHRWFERQGWTPLPFQQATWQAYLEGRSGLIQVPTGSGKTFAAVMGPIARMLTDESTTKGIRLLYLTPLRALSRDLALAIREPIEAMQWPLRVGIRNGDSSSSERAKQLKSPPQILVTTPESLTLLLSNPKAEELFSGLDTVVLDEWHELMGSKRGSQTELCLSWLRQQRPQLQTWAISATIGNLEQAARHALGTEGDPIIVGGAPARSTEIHSILPESIDGFPWAGHLGLRMYEELVARLNQGVSTLLFTNTRNQSERWHQCLRFACPEMEDALALHHSAIDRSEREAIEAAVKAGGIRWVVCTSSLDLGVDFQPVEQVVQIGSPKNLARLLQRAGRSAHLPGGTSQVLFMPTNALELLELSAVRRGLDEGLVEQRKPPHAPLDVLLQHLTSLACGPGFDPDHTLQSIRQCAAYSDLTQQDWDWCQLFLEQGGECLTAYPRYRKLEWDQETSRYRIREKAIARLHRLNIGTITAAPAITVRFVRGAVLGHVEETFISQLKPKDVFFFSGRQLEFVRLRDMTAYVKVSNRKTRTVPAWAGGQMALSDLLTHHLRLEVDRASRGELDTPELKALEPLFERQQDLSVLPQIGQLLIETCSTREGSHLYAYPFEGRFVHEGIGFLWASRLTRLERGTITVSVNDYGFELLAPKGYPMAELLEDHSELLLDRQNLKLDLQNALNLSELQRRRFRAIAQIAGLMNRGFPGSSKSTGQLQISASLLFDVFSRHEPENRLLRQAQREVLEEQLELPRLEAALERAASQEWLHVPTPRQGPLAFPLLVERLNNRMSNESVLERVQRMRDEALRREH, translated from the coding sequence ATGACATCCACGATCCCCCCAGAACTTCATCCCATCCACAGATGGTTCGAACGTCAGGGATGGACACCACTGCCCTTTCAACAGGCCACCTGGCAGGCCTACCTCGAGGGTCGCAGTGGCCTGATCCAGGTGCCCACAGGATCCGGCAAGACCTTCGCTGCGGTGATGGGCCCGATCGCCCGGATGCTGACGGACGAGAGCACGACCAAAGGGATTCGGTTGCTGTATCTCACCCCGCTCAGGGCTCTGAGCCGTGATCTCGCCCTTGCCATCCGCGAACCGATCGAAGCGATGCAATGGCCACTGCGCGTTGGCATCCGCAATGGCGACAGCAGCAGTAGTGAACGAGCGAAACAACTGAAATCGCCGCCACAGATCCTGGTGACTACACCGGAATCCCTGACGCTGCTGCTGAGCAACCCGAAGGCGGAGGAGCTGTTCAGTGGTCTGGACACGGTGGTACTGGATGAATGGCACGAGTTGATGGGCAGCAAGCGCGGCAGCCAGACGGAGCTGTGCCTCAGCTGGTTGCGTCAACAGCGGCCCCAACTGCAGACCTGGGCCATCAGCGCCACCATCGGCAACCTGGAACAGGCGGCACGTCATGCCCTTGGCACAGAGGGCGACCCGATCATCGTGGGGGGGGCCCCTGCTCGCAGCACAGAGATCCATAGCATCCTTCCGGAGTCGATCGACGGCTTTCCCTGGGCCGGGCACCTGGGCCTGCGGATGTATGAGGAGCTGGTGGCGCGGCTCAATCAAGGGGTCAGCACGCTGCTGTTCACCAACACCCGCAACCAGTCGGAGCGATGGCACCAATGCCTGCGCTTCGCCTGCCCGGAGATGGAGGACGCCCTGGCCCTGCATCACAGCGCCATTGACCGCAGTGAACGGGAGGCGATCGAAGCGGCCGTGAAGGCCGGCGGCATCCGTTGGGTGGTTTGCACCAGCTCGTTGGATCTGGGCGTTGATTTCCAACCGGTGGAACAGGTGGTGCAGATCGGCAGCCCCAAGAACCTGGCGCGGCTGTTGCAACGGGCTGGCCGTTCGGCCCACTTGCCGGGCGGTACCTCTCAGGTGCTGTTCATGCCCACCAATGCCCTCGAACTACTGGAACTGAGTGCCGTGCGGCGCGGCCTCGACGAAGGACTGGTGGAACAGCGCAAGCCACCGCATGCTCCGTTGGATGTGCTGCTGCAACACCTCACCAGCCTCGCCTGCGGGCCTGGATTTGATCCCGATCACACACTGCAGTCGATTCGCCAGTGCGCCGCTTACAGCGATCTGACGCAACAAGACTGGGACTGGTGCCAGCTGTTTCTGGAACAGGGCGGCGAATGCCTGACGGCCTATCCCCGCTACCGAAAACTGGAATGGGACCAGGAGACGAGCCGTTACCGCATCCGCGAAAAGGCGATTGCCCGATTGCATCGGCTCAACATCGGCACGATCACGGCGGCTCCGGCGATCACGGTGCGTTTTGTGCGTGGAGCCGTTCTGGGTCACGTGGAGGAAACGTTCATCAGTCAGCTCAAACCGAAGGATGTGTTCTTCTTTTCCGGCCGGCAGCTGGAGTTTGTACGGCTGAGAGACATGACGGCCTATGTCAAGGTGAGCAACCGCAAGACCCGCACGGTGCCGGCCTGGGCCGGCGGTCAGATGGCGTTGTCCGACCTCCTGACGCATCACCTCCGCCTGGAGGTGGACCGTGCCAGCCGCGGCGAGCTCGATACACCGGAACTGAAGGCACTTGAGCCCCTGTTCGAACGTCAGCAGGATCTCTCCGTGCTGCCACAGATCGGTCAGCTGTTGATCGAAACCTGCTCCACACGAGAAGGCTCACACCTGTATGCATACCCCTTTGAGGGGCGGTTCGTGCATGAGGGAATCGGCTTCCTCTGGGCCTCCCGTCTCACCCGCCTGGAGCGGGGAACCATCACGGTTTCAGTCAACGACTACGGCTTTGAGCTGTTGGCCCCGAAGGGCTACCCCATGGCTGAATTGCTGGAAGATCACAGTGAATTGCTGTTGGACCGGCAGAACCTCAAACTTGATCTGCAGAACGCCTTGAATCTCTCGGAACTGCAACGGCGGCGTTTTCGAGCCATCGCCCAGATCGCCGGATTGATGAATCGCGGCTTCCCGGGATCGAGCAAGAGCACCGGACAGCTGCAGATCAGTGCGTCGCTGCTGTTTGACGTGTTCAGCCGCCATGAACCGGAGAATCGTTTGCTACGCCAGGCCCAGCGTGAAGTGCTGGAGGAACAACTGGAACTGCCGCGTCTCGAGGCAGCTCTGGAACGCGCCGCATCACAGGAATGGCTGCACGTTCCAACGCCCCGACAAGGCCCCCTCGCCTTTCCCCTGCTGGTCGAGCGACTCAACAACCGCATGAGCAATGAATCCGTGTTGGAACGGGTTCAACGGATGCGGGATGAAGCCCTGCGGAGGGAACACTGA
- a CDS encoding YdcF family protein produces the protein MAYLLSKILPLLVLPLGAALGLLALAVLQRRHWPVVAAMSLLWIFSTGVVSQLLWRWVEHPYQRRSVERAPLADAIVVLSGGRHPAPGPAQISEWHDPDRFLAGVALFQSGRASRLLFTRGQNPFHPGLPPEGELYRAEAVDLGVPATSIGLTDRVTNTAQEANAIRRLLPQDQPRVLLVTSAFHMRRAQVLFERQGLTVLPYPVDFQARAAWAGFIWRDPLQWLPNSRSLDDSSRALRELMGRLAYRSW, from the coding sequence GTGGCCTATCTACTATCCAAGATTCTGCCGCTCCTGGTCCTTCCCCTTGGAGCCGCTCTGGGACTGCTTGCCTTGGCCGTCCTGCAGCGTCGTCACTGGCCGGTTGTCGCGGCGATGTCGCTGCTGTGGATCTTCAGTACAGGCGTTGTGTCTCAATTGTTGTGGCGATGGGTGGAACATCCCTATCAACGGCGCTCGGTGGAGCGTGCACCGTTGGCCGATGCCATCGTTGTGCTCAGCGGTGGACGACATCCAGCCCCGGGTCCAGCCCAGATCAGTGAGTGGCACGATCCCGATCGCTTCCTGGCGGGCGTTGCACTGTTTCAGTCAGGCCGGGCATCACGGTTGCTGTTCACACGTGGACAGAACCCTTTTCATCCGGGTCTTCCGCCGGAGGGTGAGCTCTATCGGGCTGAGGCCGTGGACCTTGGTGTGCCCGCGACGTCCATTGGGTTGACGGATCGGGTGACGAACACAGCCCAGGAAGCGAACGCGATCCGTCGTCTACTCCCTCAGGATCAGCCAAGGGTGCTTCTGGTCACCAGTGCGTTTCACATGCGACGAGCTCAGGTGCTGTTTGAACGACAGGGGCTGACGGTTCTTCCCTATCCGGTGGATTTTCAAGCCCGCGCCGCTTGGGCTGGTTTCATCTGGCGTGACCCGCTGCAATGGCTACCCAATTCCCGCAGCCTGGATGACAGTTCCCGGGCTCTCCGGGAGTTGATGGGACGACTTGCGTATCGGAGTTGGTAG